Genomic window (Acidobacteriota bacterium):
TGCCGTGGACATCCCCCAGTTCATCTACGTGAATTTCTGACCTCGATGCGGAAAAAAGCCGGCGCCGCGATCCTGACGGTCCTGGCCTGCCTGGTCCTGCTGGAGCTCGGGCTCCGGGCCATCGGCCGGGCCCCGACGAACATGGCCGACGGCATCGCCGACCAGTGGGGCGACTCCTTCCGGCTCAAGAAGAACATCACCAAGGTCATGAAATTCCCGGCGTTCACCTACACCGTCCATACCGACGAGTACGGCTTCCGCGACAAGGCGACCGGCCCGCGGCCGCTCGACGGCAAGCCCTTCTGTGTCTTCCTGGGGGCGTCGGACGTGTTCGGCAACGGGGTCGATTTCGAGGATTCCTTCGTCGGGGTGTTCGCCGCCGAGGCCGGGAAGCGCGACTTGGAGGTCCTGAACCTGGCTGTCGGCGGGCATTTCTTCCTGGACCAGGAAGCGCTCCTGAGGGATTTCATGGACTCCACCCGGCAGAAGCCCCGGACGGTGTTCCTCTGCGTCAACGCCCTCCACATCCCCAAGTTCGACCGGCGGAACCGGAATATCATCGTCAAGAGCGGCTATGTCATCGACCGGTCAGGCTGGCGCATCACCTATGCCAGGCTGATGGCCGGGAACGTCTCCTCGGCCTTCTGCTTCTTCCGGGACGGGATCCGGAGGATCCAGGAGCGCTACCTGCATTACGAGGTCGGCGAGAAATCCCCCGAGTTCCTTCAGATCTACGACAAGCGCAACGCGATCCGTCGGCCGGAGCGGGTCGGCCGGTTCAACGAGTACCTGACCGGCTTCGAGACATTCTGCCGGCAGAACGGCATCGAGCTGGTCTACGTCTATATGCCCCTGTCCGACAGCTTCCGGCTGAAGGAGATGGCGAAACAGATGGGCGTGGATCCCGACGGTTATGACGCCTCGTTCTACGAGGACCTGATCCGTTCCCATTGCGAGGCGAACGGCAAGCGGCTGGTCGATCCCCGGCCGGCGCTCGAGCAATGCTATCGGGAAGGGAAGGTCCTGAGGTTCAAGCTCGATCCCCATTTCAACGCCTTCGCCAACAGGATCATCGGGGAGTACCTCGCCGGCCAGATCTTCTGAGACCCCCGCCGGTCCACCCCGGGGAGGCAGCCTAGTAGGGCCTTTCCTTGACCAGCCGGATCCCGGCGTGGGCCAGGACCTTGGAGAGATGATCGCATTCCTTGATAAGGTAGCGCGCGTATACGTGCGCGCCCGCCAGCCGGGCGAACGGCAGGAGCAGGGCGTAAAAGGGGACCGCGGCCAGGGACCGGAGGGTGCTGAGGCTCAAGACCGGATTGTCCTGCGCCTCAGTCATTCCCCGGGTGAAAGCGCGCTTGACGTAATAGGACCGGACCTGCCGCTCGGGGGGGACGGTCTCGTAGACGACCGCCTCGTTGCACCAGACGAAGGCGTGGCCCTTTTGCATCATCCGCTTGAAGAAGACGGCGTCGCTGCCGCCGGTCCGGCCGAAGCCCGGGTCGAAGCGGTCCGCCGGATCGGCGAAGAGCGATCCCCGGACGAGGACGTTGCCGGTCCGGGTGAAGCGGGCGTCGACCAGCCTTTGCCCGGTCGCGAATTCGCGCCGGTCGAGGAGCCCGCTTTTGGCCAGCCACGCAGGAGGCGGGCTCTCGAAATGGGCCCGCACCGGTCCGAGGACCCCGGACGCCCCCGAGCTTTCGAGCGTGCGGAAATGGCGGACGAGCCATTCCGGTTC
Coding sequences:
- a CDS encoding glycosyltransferase; the encoded protein is MAGSGGDHISVCICTFKRPALLKRLLDRMGDLKTEGLFSLSAVVVDNDGLESGRGVVEAARATSPFAVDYHLEPERSIALARNRSVENARGNLIAFIDDDEFPEPEWLVRHFRTLESSGASGVLGPVRAHFESPPPAWLAKSGLLDRREFATGQRLVDARFTRTGNVLVRGSLFADPADRFDPGFGRTGGSDAVFFKRMMQKGHAFVWCNEAVVYETVPPERQVRSYYVKRAFTRGMTEAQDNPVLSLSTLRSLAAVPFYALLLPFARLAGAHVYARYLIKECDHLSKVLAHAGIRLVKERPY